AGCCTAGGCACGACGCCCACGAGCTCGCGCTCGATAGACTCCAACTCGCCACTTAGCCTCCCCGCCTTCTCGCCGGCTTCTTTCAACCCGGCGAGCTTCAAGTCTAGAAAAGTCACGCCGTAGTCACGGCCCACTTTAAACAGGGCCACAGACCTGATGCCCATGTCCACTACTAAAGCAGTGATTAAAAAAGTTATCTTGAAACAACGCCGGACACCACTTCGAAAATTACCCTTGAGGGATCCTCCAGCTTAAGCGGACCCGCCCTACCCACTCTCAACATCTCACGCAGCGCCCCTCGACAAGTTTCCAAGTCTCTACACCTATACAAGGGGGCCCCCCTCTTCGCCAGGTAGTCATCTAGGTAGTAGCCCTCCGGGAAGTAGGAGAGGGCGGGCACCCCCAGCAACGCCGCCTCGGTGGCCATAGAGGCCCCGCCTGTCACAACACCTGCGGAGAAGTAGGCAAGCTGAAGATGGTCCACGGCCTTTGTGAGATTAACCACGCCATCCATTATCTGGTCGGGGTACCGGGGGATGTTCACCACTACGTAGCCGAGACGCCTCGCCTCCTCCACAAGCCTCCTGCGTAGTTCTGCGTAGTCCCAGCGGTAGTAAGCCGCGTGCGCCTCCTCAGGTCTAAAAACCACGTAGCCCCCGGGGCTAAGCCCCAGGCTCTTCACCACGTCGGGGTTTGGGGCAAACCTAGAAGTCCACATATATTCAAACACTCCGTCGAACGTCACCACCCTACGGGGGCAGTAATTCCTCCAAGCCTCCTCCGGCGTCGCGGCTGGCGCCACCAGCACATCGGAGAGGGGGATAACAAGCCTATTGACGTGATGCGCGTGGGGGGTATCGTTAAGGACCACTAGCGGCTTGCCTAGCCCAAACACCACACGGGCGGCGTCGGGCGACGGGAAGCCCACCATGGCGTCAACCTCCACCGCCACGTCTGCCAAAGCTCTCTGCCGCTCCAGACCGTATACGAGCTTCTCGTAAAGCGACACGCCGTACCTACCGACACAACGGTGGGGCACGCCGTATAGCTCAAGCATATCGGCCACGTGCATATAGTCTCTACATGTAACCACCACCTCGACCCCCCGCTGGGCGCCCTCTATATGGAGAACTGCGGCTATTCTCGCCTGCTTAGGCGTCAATGCGTCGAAGAGGACCCTAGTCATGTACGTAGACAAATTCCCTACCCCCCACCTTCTTCAAGTAGCCGTAGCGCATGAACTGGACATAGCGGCCCACCTCCACGGCGTCGAGATAGCTCTCGCCGAGGCCCATCTCCACCTCCTTTTTACCCACCGCCGCCGGCCTCACCACCCTCACCTCGATGGGCTGAGAAACCCACTGAACTATCGGCGCGCCGACGCGCCTCGCCTCCTCCAACCCGAGGCTGTGGAGACGGCCATACGCCACGTCTCCCTCCACCCTCTCGACCTCTACGTTGGCCAGCTCCATAAGCCTCACGACCTTCCCAGCCTCGACGTCGCGCCGCTGGACATACACCTCCACACGCCCCGGGCCCAGCCTATACACCCTCTCCCCCCTCTCCCTATAGCTGGGGTGAAACGGCACGCGCGCCGCCAGCTCCCGGTCCACCTCAAAAACGAGCTTGACGGGATCCGCCACGTACATGTACCTATCGGCAATGGGCTCCACGTATTTCCTATTGTAGGCGTAGAGATTGGCGAGAGCCACTGTGGAGTCGGAAGGCTTTATCCCCACGGAGAGTATCAAATCCCAGATAGCCTCCGGCAGTATCCCCCTGTTCCTCAGCCCCGCGAGGGTGGGGAGGGTCAAGTCGTCGTACCTAATCTTAAGCGCCTTGAGCTTCGACTTGCTGAGGGTAGCCCCCTCTATCCTAAGCCTGCCGAAGTGGATGGTTACCGGCTGCTCCCAGCCGAGGTGCTTAAACACGTAAGACTGCTTAACCGTATTTACGCTGTGTTCCTGAGCCCTAAGCACGTGGGTCACGCCCATTAGATGGTCGTCTACAGACACGGCGAAGTTATACGTAGGCCACACCACGTATCTATCCCCAACTAGGGGGTGCGGCGTCTTGGAGGTATCTATAATTCTAAAAGCAACCCAGTCTCTCACGCTGGGATCGGGATGAGCCAGATCTGTCTTGATTCTGACCACAGCCTCCCCCTCCCCGAAACTCCCCCCAAGCATCTTATCCCAAAGCTCCAGGTTGACCTCCGGCGGTTGCTCCCGGTGGGGGCACGCCCTCCCCGCGTTTCTAAGCCTCCTCCACTCCTCCGGCTTGCACAAATCCACATAGGCCCCCCCGATCTCTAGCAACTTCCTCGCGTGTTCGTAGTAGATCTCCATCCGGCGGGACTGGATGTACTCCTCATCCCACTTAACCCCAAGCCACTTCAAATCCTCCCTAATGGCTTGGTACGCGTCCACCTCCTCGGTCACGAGGGGTTTCTTAGTCCTTGGGTCTGTGTCTTCAAACCTGAGTATAAACCGGCCGCCGTACTTAAGCCTGTAGGCGTAGTTGAGGACGGCGGGGCGGGCGCTCCCCAGATGTAGCACGAAGTCGGGATTCGGCGCAAAGCGCACAACCACCCCACCCCTCACCTTCGGCAACTCGGGTAGCCCCTCCAAGCCGGCCCGCCTCTGCTCCGGCCTCCTCTCCTCAAGCACCTCGGGCCACCTCTCCCTCAAAATCTTCAACTGCTCCTCGAGAGGCATAGAGTTAACCCGCGCCACCACCTGGTCCACCACCTGCCTAACCTCCCGAGCCCTAGCCCTCAGCTCAGGAATCTCCGCCATTATCTTCGCCATCACAGCCTTGACGTCCGCCTTCCCCCCGTACCTAACGGCGTTAGCAAGCGCGTGTTTTAGAACTACCTCTTCAATTTCCATTATTACCAGCAAAGAACCTATCTACCTCCTCTAGATCCTTTAGGCTGTCTACCGAGCGCCAAAACACATCTCTAAACACCATCGCCCTCAGCCGCCTCTGCTGGGCGAGCCTCGGGAAGAGAGTCTCCTCAATATTCCCCCGGTCGGGCAACTCCTGCAACACCCTCCGCCTAAGTACGTAAACCCCGGCGTTTATAAAGAAGCCATCTAGAAGCGGCTTCTCCCGGAACCTAGTGATAAAGCCACCGCTGTCGAACTCCACAATGCCATAGGGGCTCCTCAACGGGACGAGTGCTATGGCCCCGTCGGCGTCGCCTAGCGCCTCCACCATCTTATCCACTGGGATGTTAGTCAGCACATCGCCATTCACCACAACTATCGGGTCCTCTGTGATGAATGGCAAGGCGTTTTTCACGGCACCCCCCGTCCCGAGGGGCTCCTCCTCTACGCTGTAGAATATCCTCACGCTGAATTTTCTCCCGTCGCCCAACGCCTCAAATACCTTCTGCCTCAAGTAGCCAACTGCAAGAATTATGTCAGTTACGCCGTATCCCCTAAGCCACTCGATCTGCCTCACCAAGATAGGCTTGCCGCCCACCGGCAACAGCGGCTTAGGCACCTCCGAGGTCAGAGGCGCCAGCCTCTTCCCAAAGCCCCCGGCTAGGATAATGCCTTGCATCGCCTATCCTGATGCAAGCGTATATATAGTTTACCCCCCAAAGGAAAATATATAAAAGAGACGTGGTGTAGTGGCAATGATTTTGTACACCTCGCAACTACAAATAATCGAAGACGTCGAGTCCCTTCTACAGAGATACAAAGCAAAGCCCGTGGCTATAAAAGGCACAAAGGTGAACTTCTACTGGCCCCCACGCCCAACAGGTGTGCCCATAAACCTACTGAAAAACTTCCCACCTGACATGTATGTGGTTTTCAAGGGGAGGAATTTGATAGTGGTGCCATGAGCGAGAGAAGGCTCTACAAGGTGAGAGTAGCCGAACTGCAAGTACCACCTGCCATTAAAGAGGTCCTTCTAAAAGTTCTTGGGCCAGACGACGTTGTGTATCTAGAAAAGCTAGGCGATAGAATTAGGATAACGTTATGATTGTAGTCAACTCTAAAAACCTAGACAAGGTAATTTGGCATGTCAGAAACCTTCTCCCTCAAATCGAGGCCACGCCGATTCTGCTGGCTAGTAGAGAGGTGGGTAACTACGTAATTGGGTTGGGAACGCTGGGGTATTTATACGAGGCCTTGTCCTCCGTCTTGGAGGTGCTAGTGGAGGCGGGCAAGATGGCCGGCGATCTGGGGCTAAAGGAGTATTCCCTTGTCATAGGCCCCTCCGAGAGCTATATCACCACCGCCCAGTTGCCCGAGGTGATGCCGCCTCTGCCGCCGCCAAAACCAATAACGCCCCTGCCGAGGGAGGAGGTCAGGCTCAACTCCTTCAACTGCCGCGATCTCGCGCCGGGTATGGTGAGGTTCTGCGTAGATAACGTGGAAATCGCCTACTACCTGGCACGATGATCTACCTATCGCTCTCCGAGCTGGAGAACATCCTATCGGCCCTTAGAGAGTACGCCGAGAAGTACAGAGTCAACCGCCCGGCGCTGGAGGCCGTGGAGGAGAGGTGGCTTAAATTCCAGGAACTGGCCTTCGCCTTCGGCATAGATCTCAAGCCTGCCGAGGGCGTGGAGTTCTACGCAGGTGGCCCCCTTCAAGACAACCTAGACTTCCTGAGGAAAATCGACAGGATGCTGGCCACTGTGAGGAAACTCAAAGAAATCTATGGAGATGTCAAAGTAATAGTCGACTTAGACCTCACCATTAAGAAAACTGTAATCAAAATATAAATATCTGCACAATAGCAAATATATGCCACTGATAAAAAGGAGGGAGTTGCCTCTACGAGTCTCTGATATAATGGTAAAAAATGTGGTTACCGCCAAGGAAAATGACAAGGTTAGAGACATAGCAATTAAGATGTACGAAAACAAGATCGGTAGCGTCGTCATTGTCGACGACGAGGGTAAACCCATTGGAATAGTCACCGAGAGAGACATAGTATACGTCCTGGCCAGGGCGCTGTCCCCCGACACGCCGGCGTGGATGATAATGACGGAGAACCCAATAGTGATAAAAGAAGACGCCCTGGTAGTAGAGGCCATGGAAAAAATGAGAGAGCTAAACATCAGACACCTCCCAGTGGTTGACCACTCAGGTAAGCTGGTGGGGATGGTTTCATTTAGAGATATTGTGGATTTCACAGCTACGTTGCTGTCGATTCTTAAATGAGGAAGCTACTCATAGTTGAAAACCCGGGATACACACCTGCGCATAGAGAGGAACTAATCAAAAAAGTGAGGGCCGTCGCTCCGGTAATCACGGTGCGGATCGCCACGAGACATTTAGAGGTAGATGTGAAGACCGAGGAGGACGTAGATGCTGTAATAAACAAGGTGGAGAAAATACTTGGCGGCAGGTTGCTGGACGTCGTAGACATCACTTTCGAGAGAGTCGAGGGCGGCGTGAGGCGGTTTGTTGAGTTATTCAACGCCGAGAGGTTTTGGGAGGCGCACAATGCGCTGGAGGACATCTGGAGGGAGACTAGAAACCCCACTCTCCAAGGCTTAATCATGCTTGCAGCGGCGTATGTAAAGCTACAGGAGGGTTCTCTAGACAAATTTGAAAAACTTCTACAAGAGGCCCTAGGCCTAATACAAGAGGATGTTGAGTGTATAAAAGCGCAGGAAGTGAAGAGAAAGGCAGAGGCGGCTTTGTTAAATAGGAGCCTGTTTAAAATAACATGCTCTTGAGCCTGTCCACTAGTCTTGGTAATACCTCCTCGACGCGGCCCCTCACTATGTAGTCGGCGTAGAAATCGTAAAAGGTCTCATCTGCGTTGATAATTACGAGTTTGGCGCCCCGCTTCTTAGCCACCACTGGCAACTGATTGGCCGGGTAAACAGCGAGGGACGTCCCCACAGCCATGAAGACATCCGCCATCTCCGCCAGCATAAAGGCCTCCCTAACAGCGTCCCGGGGTAGGGGCTCTCCAAAGAAAACAACATCGGGCTTCAAAACTCCGCCGCATTTCGGGCATCTGGGCGCCCCCGAGACGCGGCGTTTTACGGCCTCGGAGAGGGGGTACCTCGCCCTGCACTGGGTGCACACCGCTTCTCTCAAAGCCCCGTGTAGCTCCACCACGTTTCTACTACCGGCGGCTTGGTGAAGCATGTCTACGTTCTGCGTAATCACCGCGCACAGCTTCCCCATTTTTTCAAGCTCGGCAAGGGCGTAGTGCGCCGGGTTCGGCTTCACGTTGAAGGCGGGGAGGAAGAGATTTACAAACAAATTCCACACCTCGTCAGGGTTTTTGTAGAAGTAATCAATATCGAACTTCTCTGGGTCAACCACCCGCCATATGCCTTGTGGGCCTCTGAAGTCGGGTATTCCGCTGGCCGTGGAAACCCCAGCGCCTGTAAGCGCTACGTTGCAACTAGACCTTGCGATGGCGGAGGCGACTTCGTCAAGTTCGTCAGTTGTGAAATCCACCTCCATACCGAGTATAGCCAGTAGAAGTATAAAAATCCTAGGGTGACGATGCTTAGAATTATGTAAAAAGTTGCGCTATATGGTCTGAAAGTGCCGACGCCGGCCACCGCTCTAATTAGGTAGAGATCTCTGGTAAATAGCTCGATTAGGTACGCCCACGAGGCGAGCCAGACAAGGGCTAGCCCAAGTAAACCGAGGCCGAGCGCCGCCACGCCCAGCAGTCTGCCAAAAGTCTCTTGATCAACTGCGGCGTTGGGCACGGGGCCTTTTGGGAGAATAGACGCCAGAGATTCCAACTGGCCCGCCAGCAGTACAGAGAGTATTTGAGCCCCTACTCCCGACAGCACGTAGAGCCAAATAGCGGCGGCGTACTCACCACCAAGCCACACAGCGGCGAGCCTATCCCACAGCTTTTCTCTCAGATTAACCAACAGAGAGTGGGCCTTGGTTAAATACGTGGCCACCGCCACGGTGGAACCTATGCCAAAAACCGCTGAGAGGAGCGCCTGACCTGCGATGCCCGCGGCTATGGAAGCCGCGTAGAGCACAAGCGCCGCAGTTATGTACCACACGTTTTTAAAAAGGGGCTATTTTTAAAGTGTGACGAAGATGAACCCCACTGATTAGTGAAGACGTCGTTGCTCGCCGATCTCCACCCGCATAGGCGTGGGGAAGTCCGGCCTGAGCTCCAGGACCTTGTCGCCAAATCCGCAGACGGGGGTGGCGTCCAGCGGCCTCCCGTATGACCACGTGGTGGGGGAGGTGCCCCTCACCCACACGATTTTTAGAGGGATTTTGGTGTTCTTCATCCAGAAGCAATACGTCGAGTTGGTAGGAAAGAGGAAGACCATGCCCACTGCCCCCACCCCTCTGGGGTCGTATGTCGATACGTTCATGTAGCCGATACTCCACTTCACCACATTGTCGGCTACATACACGACTGCGGGCCTCCCGTCTATCGTCACCGAGGTGTAGGAGGCGAAAGGCGAGATGAAGCTCAGCAAGGTATACAACGTTATGAGTAGAGCCATTTCTCGACCCAGCTAGATATCAAACGCTCCATTTCGCCGGACTGCAACATGTCGTAGATCACCTTGTCGACCTCCAGCTTTAGGTCTTGTGCGCAGAGGGGCATCGCCACCGCGCTGTACCTAACGCCGGTGGACATAACAATCTCAAACTCGGGATACCTCTTCACAACAGCCCTACCCACCACGCCGCCTACCACTATTGCGTCTAGGTCACCTTTCCGCAGGGCCTCCACCATGTAGGGATACACCTTGTCGTACCTCACAATTTTGGAGAAGTTGCCAAGCGTCTTGACAGCCCAATCCTCCTGCACAGTGCCCACCTGGACCCCCACCGCCTTGCCCCTCAAGTCCTCGACGGAGCGTATCGGCGCGCCCCGCCTCGCTATGACCACCGAGGTGTCCACCTGATACGGTATAGAGAAGAGCACCTGCCTCTCGCGGTCGGGCGTTATGGCCATGTCGGCGAGCACAACGTCCACATCCCCCCTCTTCACGGCCTCGATCAAGGCGGAGAACTTCATATCCCTCACCTCAAGCCCCACGCCAAGGCTCTGCGCGATGCGCCTCGCGATGTCCACATCTATTCCAACTACGGCGCTCCCCTCTACATACTCATATGGAGGCCAGTCGGCGGAAGTCCCCATGACAAGCTTCCCCCTCTGCTTAATGACATCTACCGAAGTTGGACACTGCGGCTTCTGCGCCGCGGGCTGGCTCGAAAGGATAGACATTGCCAATAGGATGCCTATGATAACCCCCAGCACTACTCCACCGACAACTTTATAATCCATGAAGGTAGTGGCTAGGGTACTTAAATGTTGAAGCTCGGTCGGCTTGAGAGATGAAGAAGCTAGACGACACTGAAACTTCCACCCCAGTAATAGGCACCAATTTTACGCATAGCAAATATAGATATGTAGAGTAAAAATCTGCGTGAAGGCGTATTTAGTAACGCGGGACTCCGTAACTCTCCAGACCCCCGAGGTCAAGGTAATACACATTCCCTTCGCAGACGAGGACACCCTCTATGTATTTGACGAGAGGGTGGGCTACCTTGAGATAAGAGGGCGCGAGAAGATCCAGGAATTTATCAACCGGCTGAGAAACGAGAAGCAAACTTCTCAATAGCGGCGAGGAACTTCTCAAAATCCTCCTCCACCGCGCCGACCCCTGCGCCGAAGGGGGAGTCCACGCCAGCCAGCCTATCCTCGGGGGGCATATATATGAACAGCCTCTTGTGGGCAGTGTTGGTGGCGTACATAATTTCGCTGAAGACGCCTCTGTGAAACATCTGCTTCATAAATGGCCTATACACCGCCACCGCGTCCGACTGGAGAATGTAGCGGAAGTCCTTGAACCTAATCAAGTTGTCGATGTCTAGCAAAACCTCCTCCACTTGGTCTACCGGTATCTCCATTGGGTAGAGCTCAGGCTCGTCCTCCACCGCCGGCTTGACGCCGGGAGGCAGAAGCCAACGCTCCTCCGCCTCCACCACAGCCACGTGGCCCCTCTTCTTAGCCAGTCTAAGAACCCGCTCGTCCATGGTAAGCGGGTCAAAGGCCACGAATTTACTAAGCATCAGCGATCGGTACCTATCGATCTCCCTCCTCGCCTCTGGATCGCCCCTCACGTATGTGATGGGGAAAGAGAGGTAAAACCTCGGCCTCGCGCCCTCTAATGCGATTCTGTATATAACGTGGGCGGGGTGTTTCACCGCCACTACTATGTTGGAGACGCCGAGGGCCTTAGCTATGGTGTCCCCCAGCAGTATAGAAGCCGTGCGCCACGCAAATACGTCCTTAAGCCTCAAGAAGGCGCCGGTCTTCTCCCGCTCTTCCCGTATCTGTATCCTCCGCCAGATGACGTGCGCCTCCTCTATCAGCGTAACCACCACATCCGGCCTGTAGGCTCTCAAAACAGAGATGTCCACCGCTGGGAAAAACCGGCTCTTCCGGAAGTAGGGCAGATTCATGAAAAGGACGGCGTGTTCGGCCCCGTCCTCTTCCACCTTCGCTATGGCCCTCGTCGCGGCCTCTCTCCACGCCCTTTCCTGCCAGTAGTAGTCGTCGCTGTCGAGGAAGATAACCCAGTCCACCTCCTTTTTCAGCTCCTCCTCCACGAAATACAACCCCAGCCTCCCCCTCCCCATCTCCCTATGGCACCTCTCCAGCTGTGCCGAGAGGGGCTTCATGTTGACGCCGGTGGTGCCGATGGCCAACACGCGCACGGCCGTGCCGGTAAAGGTATATATATACGATACGCGGGTTTCTATCAATGAAGATGTGTGAAATCTTGGCCAGGTATCTTGTGGAGGTGGTGGCGGGGGCCCGGGGCAACGTAGTCAGCTTCGTAGTGGGCGACGTGGCTAGGTGGGCTGAGGCGAAGATGAGGCCGAACAGGTCGGTGGTGTTTAAGGTGTCCAGCATGGCCGAGGCTCTGCTGGCGTCGGGCCACCTAGAGAAGATTGGCAAGAAGTATATCTTGAAGAGAGACACCCCTCTGTGGGCGAGGGCGAAGGCTGGTGACGTGGAGGGCTTGTGCGATATTATCGAAAGTGCGTTGTTAAGCTACAGCAGGGTGGTTAGATAATCCACGTTACAAATTTAAGAGCGTTATCAACACCGCCTCGTGAGGCTTATCGTGGGAGTGCTGGTGAACCTGGCGGCGTTTATACTAGCTCTACTGGGGGTCACGTGGATAGCCGCGGCGCTGTACGCCGTGAGCGTCGTCCTTCTCGTGTGGCGTAGAGAAGAGAAGAAAGTCGAGACGCGGGTAGAGGCAAAAGAGCCTACGCCAGACGAGATTAAGAAACGCCCCGTGACGGCCCCGGAGATATGAAAAAAATAATTTTCCTCTCCGGCACCAAGGGGGGCACCGGCAAGACTACACTCGCCCTCAACGCATCGGTTCTGCTCTCCTACCTCTGGAGAGAGGCCACTCACTACCCCGTGGTCTACGTTGACCTAACGCCCAACGTTGGCACGGCCGCCCTGATCCTCCTAGGCGACGTCCTCGCCTCTTGGGGGAGGCCGTCTCTCTCTGACTACGTAGCTGGGAGACTGGCTGAGCCGCTTAGAGCTTTCTACATTAGGCGCTGGAATACTGAAAAAGGCGCTTTTCAGATAGTCTTCACATTCATGACGCAGGATGCGCCGCTGTCTAGAAGGCAGCTGGAATACGTGTTTAGCGTGGTGGAGAACAGACTGAGGCCTAGGCTACTTGTAGTAGACACGCCCCCCCTCGCCTCCGACAGCCCAGTGGCGGGATTGGTGGATTACGTGGTGCCTGTCGTCACGCCGGACGTCACAGCCATAGAGGCCACTAGGCGCTACCAAGACGCGGTGGGGGGCGCCAGGCTGAAGCCAGTCTTAAACATGTACATACCCAGCTACCCCATAAGCGTCCTCCACTCAGCGCCTTGGGAGAAGGTGGTGGAGAACGCCTTCGGCGAGCCGCCACACGTAGTTCCCTACGACAAGCTGGTGCAGGCGGTGCGGCAAGCGCTTGAGGTAGAGGTGCTGAAGCTCAAGCCTGCGGAGTCCCCCGCCGTCAAGGCGATAGTAGAGTACGCGAGGTACCTCTCCACTAGGGTGGGGTAGAGGCGCAGGCCTCTACCTCGTGGAGGACTAGGGGCAGAGTCTTCAAGCTCCTCACTATGTAGGCGCGGCACGGCACGGATTCGATAACCTCTTTTTTCGCGTACTCACCCCTCCTATCCACCAAGACGGCTCCGTAGCTGGCGGTTAACGCGCCGAGGAAGTCCTCGTAGAAGTCGTCGCCTACGTGTAGGTAGACGTCTGGCACCACGTCGCCTAGGAGCAACGTCTTGGCGGCTTCAAATATCTGAACTGCAGGCTTGACGTAGCCAATGTCGTCGGCGTATATCTGCAGATCCAGCAGGTTGGAGATGCCCAGCCCCTCTAACAACTTCCTAGTGGCCCTCGAACGCCACATCAAGACGTTGGAGATAACTCCGACGCGGTAGCCCTCCCCCCTGGCCACCTTTATCGCCTCGACGGCGTCTTCATAAGGCGTCACCTCGAGGCGCGAGATGGCCTCATCCACGGCGTCCTGCACCTGGTAGACGTCAAAAGAGGCGTTTATCCCCCTGCTACGCAGTTGCTTCTGGATGTTGAGCATGACGGAGATGGGCGGCACAACCTCGTGCTTCTCCCTCCTCGCGAGCTTCATCTTTCTCCTCTCCTCGCTAACAAGCGCGTGGACGGTCTGGAAGGGCACCCTCCCGCCGAGGCTCTTGTGGAGGACCTCTACAACAGTTTTTATAGCCGGCTCAATAGGTAGAAGCGTGCCCCAGACGTCGAAAGTAATCATCTTACTCACGGCGTTATTACTCCTCGCCTTTAAAAACATACACGGCGTCTCTATAGAACCAAATTACGTAAACGCGTATACCTACACAAACATCACGATAAGCGGCGCCTCCAACGTGACTTCGGTAGAGGGCGCCTACGTGGACTACATAAAGCCCATAAAAAACGGAGTCGCCGTCGGCCTAAGGCCCACTAAGACGAACGGCACAGTGACCCTACGCATTGATGACAGAACATATCAGCTCCCAATCGTAGATATGTGCCGCTTTAGCATAAACGCGGCGAACAAGACGTCCCGCATATCGGTAGGCGTAGAGGTAAGCCAAGACTTGACGGGTAGCTGTAGCGCGCTCTCGCTGTATATAAACGGGAGTAGGTTACCTAGCTTGAGCGTAGTCTACACGCCGAACTACTCAGGTGTCTATCAAGTATTGGCGAGCAACGGGGTTTTCTACCAAAAGGCGCATATCGTTGTCGTTCCGAATGTCACGGTTACAGGAAATACCTTCGGCGAGGTTATGAGGATAGTCTTCACGCCGCCGCCCAGATACGGCGTGCTCAACATCGGCCCCCTCTCCGTAGCGGCGCGCAACGTCGTGGAGATAGACACGTGGAGCCTGGGCGGGGGCAACTACACCATGGCGCTGGCGTACAGCGGCGGCGTAGCTAGGTACAACATCACGATCTACAGAGCCACGCCCCGGGTACTCCTTTTACACCAACCCGTCTACACCTACGGAGAGCCCATAGACATCACTGCTAGAACCTACGTCGGCCAGAGAGAATACAAGTCAAAACTCAGAATTGCTGTAAATGGCTCGATGACCACGGCGCAGTCCCCCCTGGCGTTGAGACTGCCCCTACTCGACGCGGGCACCTACCAAGTCTATGTAGAGGCCATTGGCGATAGGAATATCACATCTGCCTCTGAGTCGTCTACTTTCCGC
The sequence above is drawn from the Pyrobaculum ferrireducens genome and encodes:
- a CDS encoding DUF354 domain-containing protein, with translation MTRVLFDALTPKQARIAAVLHIEGAQRGVEVVVTCRDYMHVADMLELYGVPHRCVGRYGVSLYEKLVYGLERQRALADVAVEVDAMVGFPSPDAARVVFGLGKPLVVLNDTPHAHHVNRLVIPLSDVLVAPAATPEEAWRNYCPRRVVTFDGVFEYMWTSRFAPNPDVVKSLGLSPGGYVVFRPEEAHAAYYRWDYAELRRRLVEEARRLGYVVVNIPRYPDQIMDGVVNLTKAVDHLQLAYFSAGVVTGGASMATEAALLGVPALSYFPEGYYLDDYLAKRGAPLYRCRDLETCRGALREMLRVGRAGPLKLEDPSRVIFEVVSGVVSR
- a CDS encoding glutamate--tRNA ligase → MEIEEVVLKHALANAVRYGGKADVKAVMAKIMAEIPELRARAREVRQVVDQVVARVNSMPLEEQLKILRERWPEVLEERRPEQRRAGLEGLPELPKVRGGVVVRFAPNPDFVLHLGSARPAVLNYAYRLKYGGRFILRFEDTDPRTKKPLVTEEVDAYQAIREDLKWLGVKWDEEYIQSRRMEIYYEHARKLLEIGGAYVDLCKPEEWRRLRNAGRACPHREQPPEVNLELWDKMLGGSFGEGEAVVRIKTDLAHPDPSVRDWVAFRIIDTSKTPHPLVGDRYVVWPTYNFAVSVDDHLMGVTHVLRAQEHSVNTVKQSYVFKHLGWEQPVTIHFGRLRIEGATLSKSKLKALKIRYDDLTLPTLAGLRNRGILPEAIWDLILSVGIKPSDSTVALANLYAYNRKYVEPIADRYMYVADPVKLVFEVDRELAARVPFHPSYRERGERVYRLGPGRVEVYVQRRDVEAGKVVRLMELANVEVERVEGDVAYGRLHSLGLEEARRVGAPIVQWVSQPIEVRVVRPAAVGKKEVEMGLGESYLDAVEVGRYVQFMRYGYLKKVGGREFVYVHD
- a CDS encoding nucleotidyltransferase family protein: MQGIILAGGFGKRLAPLTSEVPKPLLPVGGKPILVRQIEWLRGYGVTDIILAVGYLRQKVFEALGDGRKFSVRIFYSVEEEPLGTGGAVKNALPFITEDPIVVVNGDVLTNIPVDKMVEALGDADGAIALVPLRSPYGIVEFDSGGFITRFREKPLLDGFFINAGVYVLRRRVLQELPDRGNIEETLFPRLAQQRRLRAMVFRDVFWRSVDSLKDLEEVDRFFAGNNGN
- a CDS encoding CBS domain-containing protein, which translates into the protein MPLIKRRELPLRVSDIMVKNVVTAKENDKVRDIAIKMYENKIGSVVIVDDEGKPIGIVTERDIVYVLARALSPDTPAWMIMTENPIVIKEDALVVEAMEKMRELNIRHLPVVDHSGKLVGMVSFRDIVDFTATLLSILK
- a CDS encoding DUF309 domain-containing protein, which encodes MRKLLIVENPGYTPAHREELIKKVRAVAPVITVRIATRHLEVDVKTEEDVDAVINKVEKILGGRLLDVVDITFERVEGGVRRFVELFNAERFWEAHNALEDIWRETRNPTLQGLIMLAAAYVKLQEGSLDKFEKLLQEALGLIQEDVECIKAQEVKRKAEAALLNRSLFKITCS
- the cobB gene encoding NAD-dependent protein deacetylase — its product is MEVDFTTDELDEVASAIARSSCNVALTGAGVSTASGIPDFRGPQGIWRVVDPEKFDIDYFYKNPDEVWNLFVNLFLPAFNVKPNPAHYALAELEKMGKLCAVITQNVDMLHQAAGSRNVVELHGALREAVCTQCRARYPLSEAVKRRVSGAPRCPKCGGVLKPDVVFFGEPLPRDAVREAFMLAEMADVFMAVGTSLAVYPANQLPVVAKKRGAKLVIINADETFYDFYADYIVRGRVEEVLPRLVDRLKSMLF
- a CDS encoding DUF192 domain-containing protein, with protein sequence MALLITLYTLLSFISPFASYTSVTIDGRPAVVYVADNVVKWSIGYMNVSTYDPRGVGAVGMVFLFPTNSTYCFWMKNTKIPLKIVWVRGTSPTTWSYGRPLDATPVCGFGDKVLELRPDFPTPMRVEIGEQRRLH
- a CDS encoding ABC transporter substrate-binding protein; its protein translation is MDYKVVGGVVLGVIIGILLAMSILSSQPAAQKPQCPTSVDVIKQRGKLVMGTSADWPPYEYVEGSAVVGIDVDIARRIAQSLGVGLEVRDMKFSALIEAVKRGDVDVVLADMAITPDRERQVLFSIPYQVDTSVVIARRGAPIRSVEDLRGKAVGVQVGTVQEDWAVKTLGNFSKIVRYDKVYPYMVEALRKGDLDAIVVGGVVGRAVVKRYPEFEIVMSTGVRYSAVAMPLCAQDLKLEVDKVIYDMLQSGEMERLISSWVEKWLYS
- a CDS encoding cobyric acid synthase CobQ; this encodes MKKIIFLSGTKGGTGKTTLALNASVLLSYLWREATHYPVVYVDLTPNVGTAALILLGDVLASWGRPSLSDYVAGRLAEPLRAFYIRRWNTEKGAFQIVFTFMTQDAPLSRRQLEYVFSVVENRLRPRLLVVDTPPLASDSPVAGLVDYVVPVVTPDVTAIEATRRYQDAVGGARLKPVLNMYIPSYPISVLHSAPWEKVVENAFGEPPHVVPYDKLVQAVRQALEVEVLKLKPAESPAVKAIVEYARYLSTRVG
- a CDS encoding HAD family hydrolase, whose protein sequence is MITFDVWGTLLPIEPAIKTVVEVLHKSLGGRVPFQTVHALVSEERRKMKLARREKHEVVPPISVMLNIQKQLRSRGINASFDVYQVQDAVDEAISRLEVTPYEDAVEAIKVARGEGYRVGVISNVLMWRSRATRKLLEGLGISNLLDLQIYADDIGYVKPAVQIFEAAKTLLLGDVVPDVYLHVGDDFYEDFLGALTASYGAVLVDRRGEYAKKEVIESVPCRAYIVRSLKTLPLVLHEVEACASTPP